tacACTAATTACAGTTACAGAATAtgctaattttgaatttttgatttcTAAACCCTAATTGCCTATGTTATGATCGAGCAGAGGGGAATGCGTTAATGCATTGGTATTACAGAATATCATTGTTTTATCTTTTTTGATCGAGCAGAGGGGAACTCATAATGAGATGCATTGAATGAGTGTATGATCTGAATGGATTTCTGAGAAAATGCATATTTCTTTGTTGTGGTACTTTCTAACACTTCGTCCAAGTATTGATGTCCTGTTTGTTGATAAACCCCTTTTACCTGAATTAGTTCTCTAATTGTGCTTTTGATTGATTGCATTATGGTAAGAAGAACAAGTCTAGCATGACTGGCCTTGGTCTTGGCCTCCTCTGTGGCATGTTATGGAGGGAGCAATTGCACTTGTCATTATGACTGCACACTATTAAGTGGTGACTGGGAGGCTGTGATGATGTTTTATCCTTGTTTCTTGGAACAAGCATAAAGCAATCAGAAGCTAGAATCCAATCTTCCAAGATTTATGCAGATGTTTTTCAGTGTACGCGTTTGAGTTCTCTAGTCTGCTTGATGCCAAAGTGTCGAGACAAGCTAAAAACTTAACGAAAATTAAAGCGGCCAAAGAAACATATAATCTATCTTTAGGCTTGAAGGGTATTGGTTCAAAGTATCTGCAAATTAACTAAAGTTGAACTTATAGTCTGACCGGTACATCATGAGTTTCCTGAGAATCACTAACTCCAGTTACAATTATTGGGCATGATCCAAAAGGGTGTTGGGTAAAATCTTTGCACAAAATCACACTCATAAATTGGACTAATACTCTTATCTTCTAAGCTAAAGACGCCAATATCATGACCTCCATACAAGTAATCTTCAAACATCCGGTCCCAATAATCATCTGTGAAATAAATTGAGTTTCCCTTGAGCTCTTGGTAATCTCTAGCAGAAACTGAAAAGCTATGATTTCCGCCAAGAAAAATCACTTGATCCTTCAAAGATCGGACCTCTTCCACTTTCTTTTCAATCACATCTACCTTGTAAACTTGGAAGTAAAACGTCCTATATGGACAAGTCAAAGGATGGATATCTTCTTCACCTAGAAGATCTCCTTCACAAAGCAGCTCACCTTCATGATTCACGAACTCCCCAACGAACCTAACAATGAACAACATCTCCCCCAACAATGGCACTAAGTACCATTGAGTAGTACAACGATCAGAAGGAAAAGACAAGGTTGGTGTATAGCTGCACTGTACACATACCTTTCTCGTAGGTGTACAAGAATCAGCAAAATCCCATCCCTCGATTGTTATCCCTCCTCTCAACGTATAGAGCATATTGCTAAACCATACAAGATCATAGTAATATTGAGAGTCACCAAAGGTTGTCCATGTTTTGTCTCCACAACAGTGAAAAGCAAGTTTCTTGTTCAAACCATAAATGATTATGACCTTGTAGTTGTCATTGTGAGATGGATCAACGGATAAAATTGCTTTATCAATCAGGGTTCGTCGTAACTGTTCTGAAGATGTATGGGAACTAGGCTTTACTTTTGCCTGCGGAAGTTGAATAATACTCCTTGAGAGTACATTCATCAGAGTAAACTCAGAATTCTTGCTTAATATCATCACCCATCCATGAGAGGAGCCGACAATCCGATTATCCTCGTATTCTGAAGCAATAACATCTTCAGATTCTTCAAAAACAAGGTTGAGATCATAGGCTGTCTTGTCTTTCAGACTGAATAAGCCAAGTCTGCAATTAGGCTGACTAGTTATTTTATCGAGAGGAACGATCAGAAGTGGACCTGTTGATGAAGAAACGGGTTTCTTATTATTCGCCATATTGATTCTTGATTCTTAGAAAAAATAAGATATGAAGTAGAAGGATTCAAGTATTTGAAGCTGTGGTCTTCCCTGTCTTTGAAGTTGTGGTATTTATAAGTCTCCCTGTTCCCTATTGCGAATATCAAATCCaaatttgacttggacttggagTCCAGTTTCCTTTTTGGATCCAGCCAACTTAGGGAATCATAGAAAGAATAGGAAACAataaatcaataacaaaaatgcAATTTAAATACCATCAGAATTTCCCGTTTAAATAACATCAGAATTTCCTCACCATCACGAAAAGCAATCAGTTACTCATTGGCGCCAAGCAAACAGAATTTGGGAATTGAGCGTTCTTTCAGAGAAGGAATAGCAACGAAATCCAACATGGACAATTTGCCTTTTGGAGTACGTTTCTGCCCCACAGATGAAGAGTTGATCACGCACTATCTAAAAAACAAGGTAACGGAACAGCCATTACCATCAGACAAATTCACGATAGAAAGAGATATCTATGGGGAGAACGAGACAGCAACGCCTTGGATTCTGTTTGGCGAGGATGCTCCATGGCAGACACCAGTGGTGGATGCTTTTGGTAAGGTGTTTGTTCATCAGAAGGTACTCTATGTTTTCACAAAGCTGTTGAATGTTGGAAAGTCCAGCGACAAGAATAAGAAGAGAATCGCGGGTTGTGGCAATTGGCATAACAATTCGGCACCAGAGCCTATCATGAAGAACTGGGGATGGGGTTATCAGCTGATTGGCAACAAGAGGACGTTCACCTATCGATCCAAGGAGGAGACTGTCGGCCATTGGACGATGCACGAGTATGAGCTTGCTGGTGCAAGTTTGCAAGGGATAAATTTAGAAAACAATT
This Coffea arabica cultivar ET-39 chromosome 3e, Coffea Arabica ET-39 HiFi, whole genome shotgun sequence DNA region includes the following protein-coding sequences:
- the LOC113737962 gene encoding F-box/kelch-repeat protein KIB1-like — translated: MANNKKPVSSSTGPLLIVPLDKITSQPNCRLGLFSLKDKTAYDLNLVFEESEDVIASEYEDNRIVGSSHGWVMILSKNSEFTLMNVLSRSIIQLPQAKVKPSSHTSSEQLRRTLIDKAILSVDPSHNDNYKVIIIYGLNKKLAFHCCGDKTWTTFGDSQYYYDLVWFSNMLYTLRGGITIEGWDFADSCTPTRKVCVQCSYTPTLSFPSDRCTTQWYLVPLLGEMLFIVRFVGEFVNHEGELLCEGDLLGEEDIHPLTCPYRTFYFQVYKVDVIEKKVEEVRSLKDQVIFLGGNHSFSVSARDYQELKGNSIYFTDDYWDRMFEDYLYGGHDIGVFSLEDKSYIVHTSDLQVILYRLVIAPFWVLYQISLAELAFPHRYNCHQYPETKELKTYPLKHLQKS